The following are encoded in a window of Brachyhypopomus gauderio isolate BG-103 chromosome 18, BGAUD_0.2, whole genome shotgun sequence genomic DNA:
- the rnf14 gene encoding E3 ubiquitin-protein ligase RNF14 has product MSEDQEAQEDELLALASIYDEEVFRRAENGHEGEIHLCLNLPPDFKLLVNGEKCMEYEVSFLPPLVLSFELPKDYPSSSAPVFMLSSKWLSRLQLTVLCKRLDELWVENRGSVVLFTWIQFLKEDALDLLGFHSPLEILGRRGGGATPTASQLCPAKRDEGGGDKRSHAEADPRAVLEVDPDADLLPQLLDFDEAQRQKVFDGKPFCCGICFLEKPGSGCMLFKECQHVYCKACMKAYFEIQIRDGKVQCLNCPEPKCTSAATPSQVKLLVGEEEFARYDRLLLQLSLDLMADVVYCPRSTCCAPVMLEPDSTMGLCPACRYAFCTLCKRAYHGLSHCLPTVDELQSLQEEYMSGSDEQKHFMEQRYGKQVIHRAVEESFSMKWLEENCKNCPRCGTHIQKTQGCNKMTCSSCHQHFCWICLAPLSRVNPYSHFNNPNMPCFNQLFLAEDGELWSDEDE; this is encoded by the exons ATGTCGGAGGATCAGGAAGCCCAAGAAGATGAACTACTGGCCCTAGCGAGTATTTACGACGAAGAGGTGTTTCGTCGGGCAGAAAATGGGCATGAAGGCGAGATCCATCTGTGCCTCAATCTTCCCCCTGACTTCAAGCTGCTGGTTAATG GAGAGAAATGCATGGAATATGAAGTGTCCTTCCTGCCCCCCCTGGTCCTGAGTTTTGAGCTCCCTAAAGATTACCCTTCCTCATCTGCACCTGTTTTTATGCTGAGCTCCAAATGGCTTTCGAGACTCCAG CTTACGGTCCTGTGCAAGCGGCTGGACGAGCTGTGGGTGGAGAACCGTGGCAGCGTGGTGCTCTTTACCTGGATCCAGTTCCTCAAGGAGGATGCTCTGGACCTCCTGGGCTTCCACTCTCCTCTGGAGATCCTCGGcaggagggggggtggagccaCGCCCACCGCAAGCCAGCTCTGCCCAGCAAAGCGAGACGAGGGGGGCGGGGACAAGCGGAGCCACGCGGAGGCGGACCCGCGGGCCGTGCTGGAGGTGGACCCCGACGCCGACCTGCTGCCCCAGCTCCTGGACTTTGACGAGGCGCAGCGGCAGAAGGTTTTCGACGGCAAGCCGTTCTGCTGTGGCATCTGTTTCCTGGAGAAGCCGGGCTCCGGCTGCATGCTCTTCAAGGAGTGCCAGCACGTCTACTGCAAGGCCTGCATGAAGGCGTACTTTGAGATCCAGATCCGCGATGGCAAAGTGCAGTGCCTTAACTGCCCCGAGCCGAAGTGCACGTCTGCGGCAACCCCTTCACAG GTGAAGCTCctggtgggggaggaggagtTCGCCCGCTACGACCGCCTCCTGCTGCAGCTCAGCCTGGACCTGATGGCGGACGTGGTGTACTGCCCGCGTAGCACCTGCTGCGCGCCCGTCATGCTGGAGCCGGACTCCACCATGGGCCTGTGTCCCGCCTGCCGCTATGCCTTCTGCACCCTGTGCAAGCGGGCCTACCACGGcctgtctcactgcctgccCACCGTCG ATGAGCTGCAGAGCCTGCAGGAGGAGTACATGTCTGGCAGCGACGAGCAGAAACACTTCATGGAGCAGCGCTACGGGAAACAGGTCATCCACCGCGCCGTGGAGGAGTCCTTCAGCATGAAGTGGCTGGAGGAGAACTGCAAGAACTGCCCTCGCTGCGGCACGCACATTCAG AAGACACAAGGCTGCAACAAGATGACCTGCTCCTCATGCCATCAGCACTTCTGTTGGATCTGCCTGGCTCCCCTCTCCAGGGTCAACCCCTACAGCCACTTCAACAACCCCAACATGCCCTGCTTCAACCA gttGTTCCTGGCTGAAGATGGTGAACTTTGGAGTGATGAAGACGAGTGA
- the endou2 gene encoding uridylate-specific endoribonuclease B, with the protein MAEGDRELSTIAQELWDNDVNRLRPGTDYRIALQGKVANQLGMNDGDFAGSSPLFKYVDETIFKKGTFLAFISLLDNYESDTGEPEVVTPEEEAENNRFLDSILETPVMKIVHKYLVGKNLSPEEATGFKEQLYRIWFELYARKGSSRPDSSGFEHVFVGETRGGRTVIGFHNWIQLYLQEKLGHIDYKGYTVNANSPLPDEDKHILALQFSWKNGIKPKGSVFIGVSPEFEFALYTLSFLTAPNERVRLSFSLYDLDIVCHRHNLKHIGTTYPVLVRYQHSP; encoded by the exons ATGGCTGAAGGTGACAGAGAGCTGTCAACCATAGCACAGGAACTTTGGGACAATGATGTCAATCGCCTGAGACCTGGGACAGACTATCGCATAGCCCTGCAA GGCAAAGTTGCTAACCAGTTGGGCATGAATGACGGGGACTTTGCTGGCAGTTCTCCTTTGTTCAAATATGTTGACGAAACCATTTTCAAAAAAGGAACTTTCTTAG CATTCATTTCACTGTTGGACAATTATGAGAGTGATACTGGTGAACCAGAGGTCGTGACCCCTGAGGAGGAGGCAGAGAACAACAGGTTTCTGGACTCCATTCTAGAGACTCCTGTAATGAAG ATTGTCCATAAATATTTAGTGGGTAAGAACTTGTCCCCAGAGGAGGCCACAGGCTTCAAGGAGCAGCTATACCGCATCTGGTTTGAACTGTATGCTAGGAAAGGATCCAGCAG ACCAGACTCTTCAGGATTCGAGCACGTCTTCGTAGGCGAAACCAGGGGTGGACGCACTGTTATTGGGTTCCACAACTGGATCCAGTTGTACTTGCAAGAGAAGCTCGGGCACATTGACTATAAAGGCTACACTGTAAATGCCAACTCCCCTTTG CCGGATGAGGACAAACACATCCTGGCTCTGCAGTTCAGCTGGAAGAACGGCATCAAACCCAAGGGCAGTGTGTTCATCGGCGTCAGCCCCGAGTTTGAGTTCGCCCTCTACACGCTGAGCTTCCTCACCGCACCCAACGAGCGCGTCAGACTCTCCTTCAGCCTCTATGACCTGGACATCGTTTGTCACCGCCacaacctgaaacacataggaACGACTTATCCCGTCCTTGTGAGATACCAGCACTCGCCCTGA